The bacterium BMS3Abin14 genome has a window encoding:
- the rplY gene encoding 50S ribosomal protein L25, translating to MQALKLFAELREDSGKGVARKLRRDGKIPAVLYGRGEVTISLVLNSDELSHLLAGGKATTNILKLQIGKDTKTSGKDVLIREIQRHPFREYIYHVDFQEIALDETLTVKVPVILVGESKGITMGGNLAFNRRELEVSCLPDSIPESITIDISDMDIGDSVHVESLEAPEGVTILHDVNFTILTIVGAAAEEEEEEEAIEDEESTEPEVISKGKEEEEGQED from the coding sequence ATGCAAGCTTTAAAACTTTTTGCCGAACTCCGTGAGGATTCCGGAAAAGGCGTTGCCAGAAAGCTTCGCCGGGACGGGAAAATCCCGGCCGTTCTCTACGGCCGGGGTGAGGTCACCATATCTCTGGTCCTGAATTCCGATGAACTATCGCACCTGCTTGCCGGTGGTAAGGCAACTACAAACATTCTGAAGCTTCAGATCGGGAAGGACACAAAAACGAGCGGTAAAGATGTCCTTATCAGGGAGATTCAGAGACATCCCTTCAGAGAATATATTTACCACGTCGATTTTCAGGAGATCGCCCTGGATGAAACGCTCACCGTAAAGGTTCCAGTGATACTCGTAGGTGAATCCAAGGGTATCACGATGGGCGGCAACCTGGCGTTCAACCGGAGGGAGTTGGAGGTCTCCTGCCTTCCCGACAGTATTCCTGAGTCCATCACCATCGACATCAGCGACATGGACATTGGCGACTCCGTCCATGTGGAGTCGCTGGAAGCGCCTGAGGGGGTTACCATACTTCATGACGTCAACTTCACTATCCTCACCATCGTAGGAGCCGCCGCCGAGGAGGAAGAGGAGGAAGAGGCCATCGAGGATGAGGAATCGACCGAACCCGAGGTTATCAGCAAGGGCAAGGAAGAGGAGGAAGGCCAGGAGGATTAG
- the prs gene encoding ribose-phosphate pyrophosphokinase → MTNRIKLFTGNANPELAQSICSNLNEPLGNAVVRDFSDGEIMVEISENIRGTDVFVIQSTSRPGNRTLMEMLILIDALKRASAWRITAVIPYFGYARQDRKVAPRAPITAKLVANLITVAGSDRVLTMDLHAGQIQGFFDIPVDNLYAAPVLLSYLDRLHLEDIVVISPDAGGVERARAFAKRLKAGLAIIDKRRTGPNVSQVMHIVGDVKGKDVVIVDDIVDTGGTLVQGMESLLEAGARRIFACATHPVFSGSAIERLAQSPAERIIVTDTIPLQPEAKECDKIVQLNVAGILSEAIRRTHNHESVSSLFV, encoded by the coding sequence ATGACAAACAGAATAAAGCTGTTCACAGGCAACGCAAATCCTGAACTCGCACAGTCCATCTGCAGCAATCTGAACGAGCCTCTGGGCAATGCGGTGGTCCGTGATTTTTCCGACGGGGAAATCATGGTTGAGATCTCCGAAAATATTCGGGGAACGGACGTGTTCGTCATTCAGTCCACATCAAGGCCCGGAAACAGGACACTGATGGAAATGTTGATCCTCATCGATGCGCTCAAAAGAGCGTCCGCATGGAGGATAACCGCGGTTATCCCCTATTTCGGATACGCGAGACAGGACCGGAAGGTGGCCCCCAGAGCGCCCATAACCGCTAAACTGGTGGCGAACCTGATCACCGTAGCCGGATCTGACCGGGTTCTTACCATGGACCTGCACGCCGGTCAGATACAGGGCTTTTTTGATATCCCCGTCGACAACCTCTACGCTGCCCCCGTCCTCCTTTCCTACCTGGACAGACTGCACCTGGAGGACATCGTGGTTATTTCACCCGATGCGGGCGGGGTAGAAAGGGCGCGTGCCTTCGCCAAAAGGCTGAAAGCCGGCCTGGCCATTATTGACAAAAGAAGAACCGGGCCCAATGTCAGCCAGGTAATGCACATCGTCGGTGATGTGAAAGGGAAAGATGTCGTCATTGTGGACGACATTGTCGACACCGGCGGGACACTGGTCCAGGGCATGGAATCCCTGTTGGAGGCAGGGGCCCGCCGGATATTTGCGTGTGCCACGCATCCGGTCTTTTCCGGATCCGCCATTGAGAGGCTTGCTCAGTCTCCCGCTGAACGGATCATCGTTACGGACACGATCCCGCTGCAGCCTGAAGCAAAGGAGTGCGACAAGATAGTCCAGTTGAACGTTGCCGGAATCCTGAGTGAGGCGATCCGAAGGACACACAACCATGAATCGGTCAGTTCCCTCTTCGTCTGA
- a CDS encoding photosystem I assembly protein Ycf3, whose translation MKTLSLSFLLVIFLSACATIPAVNGPEALPEGHPSVAAHPGSGQRGTTTRQSEAYTHFIMGIIASGAGRRDEAILDFERAAKLDPASDTILMELLKLQLDAGRKDDAWETAQKVMKINPDRAEIHTFIGRTLAEKDEPAAATEHFKRSIELDPESITPYILLAETYEKTGDWEKALGTLKKLAAHENHSAIAYYYMAQIQARRGKSGESLMFLKKAIERNPSFLSAISELAKIYEKQGSPDKAEKLYRGFLKTNGEETSVRQLLVHLLVKEEKFETAKQELKIILSREPGNSNALLMMGLVNAQEKNFKEALFFMKKAKVLAPSNYEITMEVGTLQRKLHRYNEAIKTFGEAALLAPKRYEPHFYIAVVYDTMGNRTEALKHLQTAISLEPGRTSLIAFKGQVLADMKRYDEAITLLEEGVKKKPGDSSLLYQLGIVYDRRGDFSKTEEIMRKIIKMDPSHHDALNYLGYSWAEKGIHLDEALKFVKRALDLKPGAPYIMDSLGWVYFRLGRYTEALKYLLKAEGGMSKDPTVLGHIGDTYRKIGEMDKAVEYYQRTLKADPDNDRIRKELRKLGQSPAGQ comes from the coding sequence ATGAAAACACTCTCACTTTCCTTCCTTTTAGTAATTTTTCTTTCAGCCTGCGCAACGATTCCGGCAGTCAATGGGCCGGAGGCGCTCCCCGAGGGGCACCCCTCCGTGGCCGCACACCCGGGATCCGGGCAAAGGGGAACGACCACCCGGCAGTCGGAGGCCTACACCCATTTCATCATGGGGATAATCGCATCCGGGGCCGGCAGGCGTGACGAAGCCATCCTGGATTTTGAAAGGGCCGCCAAACTTGACCCTGCGTCTGACACCATCCTGATGGAACTGCTCAAGCTCCAACTGGACGCAGGAAGAAAGGATGATGCATGGGAAACCGCTCAGAAGGTCATGAAAATCAACCCGGACAGAGCAGAGATCCATACTTTCATCGGAAGAACTCTTGCTGAAAAGGACGAACCGGCTGCAGCGACAGAACACTTTAAGAGGAGCATCGAACTTGACCCGGAGAGCATAACCCCCTACATCCTGCTCGCCGAAACCTACGAAAAAACCGGAGATTGGGAGAAGGCCCTGGGAACGCTCAAGAAGCTTGCCGCACACGAAAATCACTCGGCGATAGCCTATTACTACATGGCGCAGATCCAGGCCCGCCGGGGCAAGTCCGGTGAGTCACTGATGTTCCTGAAGAAGGCCATTGAGCGGAATCCTTCCTTCCTGTCGGCCATCAGCGAACTCGCAAAGATCTATGAAAAGCAGGGCAGTCCCGACAAAGCCGAAAAACTCTACAGGGGATTCTTGAAGACCAACGGGGAAGAGACCAGCGTAAGACAGCTGCTGGTGCACCTGCTGGTGAAGGAGGAAAAATTCGAAACGGCAAAACAGGAGCTTAAGATCATTCTTTCCCGGGAACCGGGCAACAGTAATGCCCTGCTGATGATGGGGCTGGTGAACGCACAGGAGAAAAACTTTAAAGAGGCCCTTTTCTTTATGAAAAAGGCAAAGGTTTTAGCTCCCTCAAATTACGAGATTACCATGGAGGTGGGGACACTTCAGAGGAAACTTCATCGTTACAACGAGGCCATAAAGACGTTCGGTGAGGCCGCGCTGCTGGCGCCGAAACGCTACGAGCCTCATTTCTACATTGCTGTCGTCTACGATACCATGGGGAATCGGACAGAGGCCCTGAAGCATCTTCAGACGGCCATTTCGCTGGAACCGGGCAGGACCTCCCTCATTGCCTTCAAGGGGCAGGTTCTGGCGGACATGAAGAGGTATGATGAGGCTATTACACTACTTGAGGAGGGTGTGAAGAAAAAACCCGGGGACTCCTCTCTCCTCTACCAACTTGGGATCGTATACGACCGCAGAGGAGATTTCTCCAAAACCGAGGAGATAATGCGGAAAATCATCAAAATGGACCCCTCCCACCACGATGCCTTGAACTACCTGGGCTACTCGTGGGCCGAGAAGGGAATCCACCTCGACGAAGCCCTCAAATTTGTAAAAAGGGCATTGGACCTCAAACCGGGCGCCCCATATATAATGGACAGCCTTGGCTGGGTCTACTTTCGGTTGGGCCGCTACACAGAGGCGCTGAAGTATCTTCTGAAGGCTGAGGGGGGGATGTCAAAGGATCCAACGGTCCTTGGACATATCGGGGACACGTACCGAAAGATCGGAGAGATGGACAAGGCTGTGGAATATTACCAACGCACACTTAAAGCCGACCCGGACAATGATCGTATACGCAAAGAACTCCGTAAACTGGGTCAATCCCCTGCCGGACAATGA
- a CDS encoding divergent polysaccharide deacetylase, with translation MPPVKINIFCVIIDDLGHNRAAAAPFLELDQPVALAFLPMRPHSRELAREAHETGKTVLLHLPMEPVGYPTVDPGKGAILVSFLPDEIERTITNDLEEFPFAAGINNHMGSKATSGERTMLAVLNVIKKKGLFFIDSRTSADTVAYKLAKGMKMSTGERDVFLDNERTPEDIDIQAGKLLDRAEERGWAIGIGHPYPETADALRRLAEEARRRGIRWGTVEEVLARADSGN, from the coding sequence GTGCCCCCGGTAAAGATCAATATTTTTTGCGTCATTATCGACGATCTGGGGCACAACCGCGCTGCGGCCGCCCCGTTTCTGGAACTCGACCAACCGGTTGCACTCGCATTTCTTCCCATGCGGCCGCACTCGAGGGAACTCGCCCGGGAGGCCCATGAGACCGGAAAGACGGTCCTCCTTCATCTGCCCATGGAACCCGTCGGATACCCGACGGTAGATCCCGGAAAAGGGGCAATCCTCGTGAGTTTTCTTCCCGATGAAATCGAGCGGACCATCACGAATGACCTCGAGGAGTTTCCTTTCGCGGCGGGAATAAACAACCACATGGGGTCAAAAGCCACATCTGGCGAACGCACCATGCTGGCCGTTCTCAACGTTATCAAGAAGAAAGGGCTGTTTTTCATTGACAGCAGGACCTCCGCCGACACTGTCGCCTACAAGCTCGCCAAAGGCATGAAAATGTCCACAGGTGAAAGGGACGTGTTTCTGGACAACGAACGGACACCCGAAGACATTGACATTCAGGCCGGAAAACTTCTGGACAGGGCGGAGGAAAGGGGTTGGGCCATCGGCATCGGGCATCCATATCCCGAAACCGCGGATGCCTTGAGAAGGCTGGCTGAAGAGGCCCGGCGGCGGGGCATCCGGTGGGGTACGGTGGAGGAGGTCCTGGCTCGTGCTGATTCTGGGAATTGA
- the tsaD gene encoding tRNA N6-adenosine threonylcarbamoyltransferase — MLILGIETSCDDTAAAVVRDGGEVLSSIVSSQDSVHAPYQGIVPEMASRCHLERIDGVVAAAFDEAGTNPAEMDLVAVTAGPGLLGSLLVGLSFAKGLSFSIGLPLVAVDHIQAHLMTMDLAGGTPTPSVALVASGGHTTLFEIGSAGSIKSVGRALDDAAGEALDKAAKLLGLGYPGGPAVEIAALKGNPEALTLPRPLVGKDNLNFSFSGLKTALYTYLLRNGYLGTDTGAGDRPAPDVADLAASYLAAVIDVLVAKCRQAVKSCGVEHLIVTGGVARNSLLRIRMMEAGVMDGFRPHFPPPSLCSDNAAMVAAIGYRMRGRAGTDILSLNAYSTKSLRIRGPVRKEQ, encoded by the coding sequence GTGCTGATTCTGGGAATTGAGACATCCTGTGACGATACGGCCGCAGCCGTCGTGCGGGATGGCGGGGAAGTCCTGTCATCCATCGTTTCCTCTCAGGACTCGGTTCATGCCCCATACCAGGGAATCGTCCCCGAGATGGCCTCACGCTGCCATCTTGAACGCATTGACGGTGTAGTAGCAGCAGCCTTTGATGAAGCGGGCACAAACCCCGCGGAGATGGATCTTGTCGCCGTAACGGCTGGCCCCGGCCTGCTCGGCTCCCTTCTGGTCGGGCTTTCCTTTGCGAAGGGGCTATCGTTTTCCATTGGGCTGCCGTTGGTTGCTGTGGATCACATCCAGGCACACCTGATGACCATGGATCTCGCGGGAGGAACGCCGACCCCGTCGGTGGCGCTTGTGGCTTCGGGCGGCCATACCACGTTATTTGAAATCGGATCCGCAGGTTCCATCAAATCCGTGGGAAGAGCTCTTGACGACGCTGCCGGTGAGGCCCTCGACAAGGCCGCCAAACTGCTCGGCCTGGGTTATCCGGGGGGACCAGCGGTGGAAATAGCCGCGCTGAAAGGAAATCCGGAAGCCCTGACTCTGCCGCGCCCCCTCGTGGGCAAAGACAACCTGAACTTTTCTTTCAGCGGTCTTAAAACCGCCCTGTATACCTATCTGCTCAGGAATGGGTACCTGGGCACCGACACCGGGGCAGGAGACCGGCCGGCTCCGGACGTTGCTGATCTGGCAGCCTCATATCTTGCTGCCGTAATTGACGTCCTTGTGGCAAAGTGCAGACAGGCCGTTAAAAGCTGCGGGGTAGAACATCTGATCGTGACCGGGGGGGTGGCCAGAAACAGCCTGTTGAGAATCCGCATGATGGAGGCAGGGGTTATGGACGGGTTCAGGCCCCACTTTCCACCTCCATCACTGTGTTCGGATAATGCCGCGATGGTGGCTGCGATAGGATACCGCATGCGTGGCCGTGCAGGAACGGACATTCTGAGTCTGAACGCCTATTCCACCAAATCGCTTCGAATCCGCGGGCCCGTTCGAAAGGAACAATAG
- the ctpB gene encoding carboxy-terminal processing protease CtpB precursor — protein sequence MKRFRWVKIGTLIALLFLLGISTGDYHPIPDAQAFAGTGGSTYDQIKVFSQALSIVQRNYVDVPDTREMVRGAIKGMLRTLDPHSSFMDPDMYKEMQIDTTGEFQGVGITIGIRENILTVIAPIDDTPAFRAGILAGDKIIKIKDKPTKDMSLMEAVKLMRGPKGTDVTITIVRKGADKPINFTITRDVIPLISVKTKEVGNDIGYIRITQFQKKTMEEFDKALKKVRKDKKDSFKGLIIDLRNNPGGLLMSAIDIANRFITSGPIVSTKGRLKNQNYSYNAQKKGTEPDYPIVVLVNGGSASASEIVAGALQDDKRAIIMGTTTFGKGSVQTIYRLSDGSGMRVTTAKYYTPSGRSIQNTGIEPDIVVENHTGKSTGHIREKDLAGHLANEQLKGKKKAAEGKDKGAAPQMDLVPDNPKDDEQLMRAVDLLKGLDFFRNNQPPGTQGKSEKTTGQ from the coding sequence ATGAAGCGTTTTCGCTGGGTTAAGATTGGAACTCTGATCGCTCTCCTTTTCCTGCTCGGCATATCGACAGGCGACTACCACCCCATTCCGGATGCCCAGGCCTTTGCCGGGACAGGCGGGTCAACCTACGACCAGATCAAGGTCTTCTCCCAGGCCCTTTCCATCGTTCAGCGGAACTATGTGGATGTCCCCGACACCAGGGAGATGGTGCGCGGAGCCATCAAGGGAATGCTGCGTACTCTTGATCCCCACAGCTCATTCATGGATCCCGACATGTACAAAGAGATGCAGATCGACACTACCGGTGAGTTTCAGGGTGTCGGCATTACCATCGGAATTCGGGAAAACATCCTTACCGTGATTGCCCCTATCGACGACACTCCCGCCTTCAGAGCCGGCATCCTGGCAGGGGATAAGATTATCAAGATCAAGGACAAACCCACAAAGGACATGTCCCTCATGGAAGCGGTAAAACTCATGCGGGGGCCCAAAGGAACGGATGTAACCATCACCATCGTTCGCAAGGGTGCGGACAAGCCCATTAATTTTACCATTACCAGGGATGTCATCCCTCTTATCAGCGTCAAGACAAAGGAAGTCGGTAATGACATAGGGTACATCCGGATTACCCAGTTTCAGAAGAAGACCATGGAAGAATTTGACAAGGCCTTAAAGAAGGTCCGGAAGGACAAGAAGGATTCCTTCAAGGGGCTTATTATTGACCTCAGAAACAATCCCGGCGGCCTCCTGATGTCCGCCATAGACATAGCCAACAGGTTCATCACCTCCGGACCCATTGTCTCCACCAAGGGCCGGCTGAAGAACCAGAACTATTCCTATAATGCCCAGAAGAAGGGAACGGAGCCGGATTATCCCATCGTAGTTCTGGTAAACGGCGGTTCCGCAAGCGCCTCCGAGATCGTCGCCGGCGCCCTGCAGGACGATAAAAGAGCCATCATCATGGGAACAACAACCTTCGGAAAAGGGTCGGTGCAGACCATCTACCGACTGAGTGACGGATCAGGAATGAGGGTCACAACCGCCAAATACTACACCCCCAGCGGACGTTCCATTCAAAATACGGGCATTGAACCCGACATCGTCGTTGAAAACCATACCGGAAAGTCCACAGGCCACATAAGGGAAAAGGACCTCGCCGGGCACCTTGCCAACGAGCAGTTAAAGGGAAAAAAGAAAGCAGCGGAAGGAAAAGATAAAGGGGCCGCTCCTCAAATGGACCTGGTCCCGGACAATCCCAAGGACGATGAACAGCTTATGAGAGCCGTGGACCTTCTGAAGGGGCTGGATTTTTTCAGGAACAACCAGCCGCCTGGGACTCAGGGGAAATCGGAGAAAACAACTGGGCAATAA
- the ispE gene encoding 4-diphosphocytidyl-2-C-methyl-D-erythritol kinase — MIRLLAPAKLNLTLQVLGKRPDGYHSIESLVQKVDFYDRIMLESSSDGKITLRCSDPTLPTDSGNIVQRAAELLRKSAGIPARGVRIHLDKRIPHGAGLGGGSSDAAAVLLGLDHLWQLSLDRDILLDIAGQLGSDVPLFLHPSPAVIRGRGEIVKPSDLRINAAFVIAYPAVAVSTQWVYSNFRLTKSPGKYRISPLSRVAGKELPPGMWGGFLVNDLETCVFERFPQVKRCKEVLIRHGARASLMSGSGSAVFGLFENMGDAQEAARKIIEVERFDAIVARAIFS, encoded by the coding sequence ATGATAAGGCTCCTGGCTCCCGCTAAACTGAACCTGACTCTCCAGGTTCTGGGCAAACGCCCGGATGGATACCACAGTATTGAAAGCCTCGTTCAGAAGGTGGATTTCTACGACAGGATCATGCTTGAAAGTTCCTCCGATGGAAAGATTACGCTCCGGTGCAGCGATCCAACACTGCCCACGGATTCCGGAAACATCGTCCAAAGGGCTGCTGAGCTGCTCCGGAAGTCGGCCGGCATTCCAGCCAGGGGAGTCCGGATCCATCTGGACAAGCGCATCCCCCACGGGGCAGGGCTCGGGGGGGGCAGCAGCGATGCGGCCGCCGTACTCCTGGGCCTGGACCACCTGTGGCAGCTTTCCCTCGACAGGGACATCCTCCTGGACATTGCAGGGCAGCTGGGTTCGGATGTTCCCCTCTTTCTCCATCCATCACCGGCGGTCATCCGTGGGCGGGGAGAGATTGTCAAACCATCCGATCTCCGGATTAATGCTGCCTTTGTTATCGCCTACCCTGCCGTGGCGGTTTCCACCCAGTGGGTTTATTCCAATTTCCGTTTGACAAAAAGCCCGGGGAAATATAGGATTTCTCCACTTTCCAGAGTTGCGGGAAAAGAGTTGCCCCCGGGTATGTGGGGAGGTTTCCTCGTCAACGACCTGGAAACCTGTGTTTTTGAGCGGTTTCCTCAGGTCAAGAGATGCAAGGAAGTCCTGATCCGACATGGGGCAAGGGCATCATTGATGTCGGGGAGCGGTTCCGCTGTTTTCGGGCTTTTTGAAAACATGGGTGACGCGCAGGAGGCCGCCCGGAAAATAATCGAGGTGGAAAGGTTCGATGCGATCGTCGCCCGGGCCATTTTTTCGTAG
- the envC gene encoding murein hydrolase activator EnvC precursor yields the protein MIRRPFASLTPIFALSVFLLFTWIMPAAAAGNDAGGSIEKTREKLQEIERKKQTAIKKVRQSKGRERTILGELEALDRDIGAKKKKVGILRRDEGELRTDIDHAEKNLKSIAKKRESARSRLMARTTALYKAGNVSYLGVILGAGGINDLTRRLYYLRKVSSYDSELFHRAANLYRQEKQEESLLLKKKKRLVETRRNLELDLSVLSRKKRSRDILLASARNDRKRYSDLINELEASSNRLIQLIKALSQQAETGESAFPMLKGALKRPVSGKIVVGFGKNRNARFNTFTLSRGITIRSAEGTPVRAVFKGKALFADWFRGYGRIVILDHGGGYYTLYGHLSAIDVKIGQEVDTDEVIGLAGESGSLEGPALYFEIRHHGKPVDPIPWFSGG from the coding sequence GTGATTCGGCGGCCTTTCGCCTCTTTAACCCCTATTTTCGCTCTGTCCGTCTTCCTCCTGTTCACCTGGATCATGCCTGCCGCCGCCGCCGGAAATGACGCTGGAGGGTCCATCGAGAAAACCAGGGAGAAGCTTCAGGAGATTGAGAGGAAGAAACAAACCGCCATAAAAAAAGTTCGGCAATCCAAAGGCAGAGAGAGGACAATTCTCGGTGAACTCGAAGCGTTGGACCGGGACATCGGGGCCAAGAAAAAAAAGGTAGGCATACTGCGGCGGGATGAGGGTGAATTGCGTACGGATATCGATCATGCGGAGAAAAACCTGAAGTCTATCGCAAAAAAACGGGAATCGGCGAGAAGTCGGCTCATGGCAAGAACCACCGCTCTTTACAAAGCAGGTAATGTGAGCTATCTAGGGGTGATTTTAGGCGCCGGCGGGATTAACGATCTGACACGCAGGCTATACTACCTCAGAAAGGTTTCGTCCTACGATTCTGAGCTTTTTCACCGCGCGGCCAATCTCTATCGTCAGGAGAAGCAGGAGGAAAGTCTGCTTCTCAAAAAGAAAAAACGCCTGGTCGAAACTCGCCGGAACCTGGAATTGGATCTTTCGGTTCTTTCCCGAAAAAAACGGTCCCGGGATATTCTTCTGGCTTCCGCGAGAAATGACAGAAAAAGGTATTCCGACCTTATCAATGAATTGGAGGCATCTTCCAACCGGCTCATCCAGCTTATCAAGGCTCTTAGTCAACAGGCCGAAACCGGTGAATCGGCCTTCCCCATGCTCAAGGGGGCGTTAAAGCGTCCCGTCTCGGGCAAGATCGTGGTGGGTTTTGGAAAGAACAGGAACGCCAGATTCAACACATTTACCCTGTCGAGAGGAATCACTATCCGCTCGGCGGAAGGAACACCCGTCAGGGCCGTCTTTAAAGGAAAGGCCCTGTTTGCAGACTGGTTCCGGGGATACGGCAGGATCGTCATCCTGGATCACGGGGGAGGTTATTACACCCTCTATGGCCACCTTTCGGCCATCGACGTGAAGATAGGCCAGGAGGTTGACACAGATGAGGTGATCGGCCTCGCCGGAGAGAGCGGTTCTCTGGAAGGCCCCGCCCTTTATTTTGAGATCAGGCACCACGGGAAACCGGTGGACCCCATACCATGGTTTTCCGGTGGATGA
- the pth gene encoding peptidyl-tRNA hydrolase → MWLIAGLGNPGPKYEGTRHNLGFQALELISRRWKIPFARCSGFLDQGRGRHGGKDILLVKPQGYMNRSGEVLAPLVRREGIEESRIVVIFDDMDLPLGTLRFKKKGGSGGHRGVDSVIRCLGFEGFKRIRLGIGRPGNIGKDVDYVLSEVTRKEAPVVGRMLEAAADLAGKVISEGEMDTITINLTDSEEELCV, encoded by the coding sequence ATGTGGCTTATCGCTGGGCTGGGAAATCCCGGCCCCAAATATGAGGGAACGCGACACAACCTGGGTTTTCAGGCATTAGAACTCATTTCGCGAAGGTGGAAAATTCCTTTCGCCCGGTGTTCCGGGTTCCTCGACCAGGGCCGGGGGCGGCATGGGGGAAAAGACATCCTCCTGGTAAAACCCCAGGGATATATGAACAGGAGCGGCGAGGTTCTTGCCCCCCTTGTTCGCAGAGAGGGGATTGAGGAGAGCCGAATCGTCGTCATCTTCGATGACATGGATCTCCCCCTGGGCACCTTGCGTTTCAAAAAAAAGGGGGGCAGCGGCGGGCACAGGGGCGTGGATTCCGTCATCCGCTGCCTAGGGTTCGAAGGCTTCAAAAGGATCAGGCTTGGAATCGGCAGACCGGGCAACATCGGGAAGGACGTTGATTACGTTCTTTCAGAAGTCACCCGGAAGGAAGCTCCTGTTGTGGGCAGAATGCTGGAGGCCGCCGCCGACCTGGCTGGGAAGGTCATCTCCGAGGGGGAGATGGACACTATCACGATAAATTTAACAGATTCGGAGGAGGAGCTATGCGTTTGA
- the spoVG gene encoding putative septation protein SpoVG, with protein sequence MDITDVKVFPVEEEKLKAYATITFDNCFIVRDLKVISGNKGFFIAMPSKKRKDGTFRDVAHPLNSETRKLIEEAVLRVYEQEAEVVIPEPAGPDVDSEPEPARNPDVNLAEDPAEESPAEESVDTLEESTPSTAEAGATEPVEDTEPEQLPTDNPTIEPTDDPEKAFSYEE encoded by the coding sequence ATGGACATAACGGACGTAAAGGTATTCCCGGTGGAGGAGGAAAAGCTGAAGGCCTATGCCACGATCACTTTCGATAACTGTTTCATCGTCAGGGACCTGAAGGTCATCAGCGGGAACAAAGGTTTTTTTATCGCGATGCCCAGCAAGAAGCGTAAGGACGGCACCTTCAGGGACGTAGCCCATCCCCTGAACAGTGAGACCAGAAAGTTGATTGAGGAGGCGGTTCTCAGGGTATACGAACAGGAGGCGGAAGTCGTTATCCCCGAACCTGCCGGCCCCGATGTGGATTCCGAACCGGAGCCTGCCCGGAATCCGGATGTGAACCTGGCCGAAGATCCGGCGGAAGAATCCCCGGCGGAAGAATCCGTGGACACGCTGGAGGAATCCACCCCTTCGACTGCGGAGGCAGGCGCCACTGAACCCGTCGAGGATACGGAACCGGAACAATTACCGACCGACAACCCGACTATTGAACCCACGGACGACCCGGAGAAAGCGTTCAGCTACGAGGAATAA
- the ftsX gene encoding cell division protein FtsX, whose amino-acid sequence MANLRQSWVSSMITTGIIAISLLMVGSYLLLAHNLQDVVEQWKGDVRITIYLRDGFTASDVNALIDRVSGFPEMESVTYVTKEQALEEFKTMLGGEKDLLDGLDEKPLPASLRLTPRSEYRNVEGIRSILSRIGDDPLVEEIAYGKDWLQRLEKVMKVVNLIAAVLGGILCLAAIFIISNTIKLTVLARKEELEIMRLVGATEGFIRTPFLIEGLMQGLAGSIISIGLLVILFQVLVTRIDPTVFQILGIASLRFLTPATVLTIIVGGMTLGGVGSLASVGRFSR is encoded by the coding sequence ATGGCCAACCTCAGGCAGAGCTGGGTCAGCAGCATGATAACCACCGGTATAATCGCCATCAGCCTCCTGATGGTGGGCAGCTACCTCCTTCTGGCCCACAACCTTCAAGACGTTGTGGAGCAGTGGAAAGGGGATGTCCGGATAACCATCTATCTGAGGGACGGTTTCACCGCTTCGGATGTGAACGCCCTGATCGACAGGGTGTCGGGATTTCCCGAGATGGAATCGGTAACCTACGTTACCAAAGAACAGGCGCTAGAGGAGTTTAAAACCATGCTCGGAGGGGAAAAGGATCTCCTGGATGGCCTGGACGAAAAACCGCTGCCGGCGAGTCTGCGCCTGACGCCGCGCAGCGAATACCGGAACGTGGAAGGGATTCGTTCCATCCTCTCCAGAATCGGCGATGATCCATTGGTAGAGGAAATCGCTTATGGGAAGGACTGGCTTCAGCGGCTTGAAAAAGTCATGAAAGTGGTCAACCTCATCGCCGCAGTCCTGGGCGGCATCCTCTGCCTGGCGGCCATCTTTATCATCTCCAACACCATCAAGCTGACCGTTCTGGCCAGAAAAGAGGAGCTGGAAATAATGCGCCTCGTCGGCGCCACGGAGGGATTTATCCGCACACCGTTCCTCATAGAGGGGCTGATGCAGGGTCTCGCAGGGTCGATAATTTCCATCGGGCTTCTGGTGATTTTGTTCCAGGTTCTTGTAACCAGGATAGACCCGACGGTTTTTCAGATTCTGGGAATCGCCTCTCTCCGTTTCCTCACTCCCGCCACTGTCCTTACCATCATTGTTGGAGGCATGACGTTAGGTGGGGTGGGGAGCCTGGCGTCTGTGGGGAGATTTTCCAGGTGA